The genomic segment TACCACATAGTGCACTGTATAGTCTGCTGTAGTTATAATACCACATAGTGCACTGTATATCCTGCTGTAGTTATAGTACCACATAGTGCACTGCATAGTCTGGTACACTTATAGTAGCACATAGTGCACTGCATAGTCTGCTGTAGTTATAGTACCACATAGTGCACTGCATAGTCTGATACACTTATAGTACCACATAGTGCACTGCATATCCTGCTGTAGTTATAGTACCACATAGTGCACTGCATAGTCTGCTGTAGTTATAGTACCACATAGTGCACTGCATAGTCTGGTACACTTATAGTACCACATAGTGCACTGCATAGTCTGCTGTAGTTATAACACCACGTAGTGCACTGCATAGTCTGGTACACTTATAATACCACATAGTGCACTGTATAGTCTGCTGTAGTTATAGTACCACATAGTGCACTGCATAGTCTGCTGTAGTTATAGTACCACATAGTGCACTGCATAGTCTGGTACACTTATAATACCACATAGTGCACTGTATAGCCTGCTGTAGTTATAGTACCACATAGTGCACTGTATAGTCTGCTGTAGTTATAGTACCACATAGTGCACTGTATAGTCTGCTGTAGTTATAGTACCACATAGTGCACTGTATAGTCTGCTGTAGTTATAGTACCACATAGTGCACTGCATAGTCTGCTGTAGTTATAGTACCACATAGTGCACTGTATAGTCTGCTGTAGTTATAGTACCACATAGTGCACTGTATAGTCTTCTGTAGTTATAGTACCACATAGTGCACTGTATGGGCAGGTGTACTTATAATACCACATAGTGCATTGTATAGTCTGCTGTAGTTATAGTACCACATAGTGCACTGCATAGTCTGCTGTAGTTATAGTACCACATAGTGCACTGCATAGTCTGCTGTAGTTATAGTACCACATAGTGCACTGCATATCCTGCTGTAGTTATAGTACCACATAGTGCACTGCATAGTCTGCTGTAGTTATAGTCTGCTGTAGTTATAGTACCACATAGTGCACTGCATAGTCTGCTGTAGTTATAGTACCACATAGTGCACTGCATAGTCTGCTGTAGTTATAGTACCACATAGTGCACTGCATATCCTGCTGTAGTTATAGTACCACATAGTGCACTGCATAGTCTGCTGTAGTTATAGTACCACATAGTGCACTGCATAGTCTGCTGTAGTTATAGTACCACATAGTGCACTGCATATCCTGCTGTAGTTATAGTACCACATAGTGCACTGCATAGTCTGCTGTAGTTATAGTACCACATAGTGCACTGCATAGTCTGCTGTAGTTATAGTACCACATAGTGCACTGCATAGTCTGCTGTAGTTATAACACCACATAGTGCACTGTATAGTCTGCTGTAGTTATAGTACCACATAGTGCACTGCATATCCTGCTGTAGTTATAGTACCACATAGTGCACTGCATATCCTGCTGTAGTTATAGTACCACATAGTGCACTGTATAGTCTGCTGTAGTTATAGTACCACATAGTGCACTGCATATCCTGCTGTAGTTATAGTACCACATAGTGCACTGCATAGTCTGGTACACTTATAGTAGCACATAGTGCACTGCATAGTCTGCTGTAGTTATAGTACCACATAGTGCACTGCATATCCTGCTGTAGTCatctatatctatctgtctagtTTACATGGGTATATTGGAGGCTATGGAGCAGTGGCAGGCACTTCCTTAGCACAGCAGGCCTGGCACATCTAGGAAAACAGAGAAGTAGCTTTGTCCAAACACAACCTGATTGACATGTCACAGTGGGGAAGTAATATGGAGTCAGAGTGCAGCGGCTCTGGGTTTACATAGGTAATGGTATCCCTGTGGGGTTCAGGCTTGTTTTCTTTGCCTCCTGATGTCCATCACTTGCATTACTGGCCAGAGCTGGAGGAGCTGCTGGACAATGCCTTGAGCAGATGGCACTGGAGAAGatggggggccattataatagctGATCTATATGTCCTTATTAGCATGTCATTAAAGTTCCTGGACAGCTTgtaaaagtagggggggggggggggaaattctaCTGTCATAAAAAATAATTGATGTGTCTATGATTTTTCTAAGCTGGAGGAGcttgtaattattattattattgtaattATCATAATTTTATATTTCCCAGTGAATGTTCatatgatttccattttttatgtaagttagccaggttaaaaaaaaataataataataatcctatTGCAGACACATTTCCTATAGCCCTGGCAGTAGATTACTAGTCATGCTGCCTATTAAGAAATATCCATAGTAAAAATAAGAACATAAGATAACAGTAAAGCACAATAAGCAGCCCTTCCTCTATGTTATGTGATAGGGGAGAGGAAATATCGTGAGATTTGGTGACTCTCACGATAAGGAAACGATAATATGAATTAAGAAACGTCACACTGTCTGTGGGGCCCCTGGGCTACACTTCAGATATTTGGCGGGAAATTCTCAGTCATGAAACTGCTGCAGTGCGGAAGCACTGAAGGAAGCGGAGCCAGTCTCCTCAGTCAGAACTCCATTATGTGCAGTCCTATTTCCCTTCCAGCTATAGATTCCTATAGACATGTGTGCGTTATACTGTCTCCTCGGGGCCATACAATATGACAATAAACTATCACTATAAATCCTATTTTGGCATTGGTGTCCTGAGCGGAGCCCACGGCCTCTCCGCCATCACTGGGGCAGCGTAGATAGAAGATACTCGGGGGCGGGCGCACACTCACCCGGTGGTTCTGATAGGCGGTGACGGCTGTGAAGCGGGTCTCCTCAAACACGAAGGTCTTGAAGTTCTCCTCTGCGTACTTCTCACTGTCCTTCCGGGGGTCCACATACACCACATGGAAGCGCGGCTGGTACCGGTGCATGGAGTTCAGGATGATCTGCAGGACAGGGAAGAAGCCCGAATCTTTACCACAAGTCACCAGCAAACTATTGTATCCATTCCCCCGTGTGCAATATAAAGAAATCTAATAATGGCTGGAATCAATAATGGGAGGTAAAGGAGTACACGGCCAGTAGAAATCAGTGGGGCACATTAGAGCATAAATATATAAAGATCGATAGACATAAAAGGTATAATACAGTAGGCAGAAAATAATAGACTATAGATTGTATTCCGATAATAGAGATAATTGTGTAATAGCAGAAAGATATGTGTAGATATAAATCTGTAAACAAACAGACAACTAATAGAAAAATAGAGATATAAAATAGagctaacataaaaaaataagttaatatataataaaaaaagatcAGATATACATAGATCGAAAATAgatgattgtatatatatatgattaaaaaaaacaatgatagataagaataaaaaaaacgaataaaTAGATGATATTAATTTTAGATGATAGatgtagatagatatgatattatACCAGATAGATACAAACATAGATATAAATaacatataatataataaaatgacCAGAATACAACAAAATAAATAGATTATTAAATATATAATGGAAAAGACAATTATAGATAACAGTCGATAGATAAAGAGAGAAATGATAGATATATAGAcagatagacggatagatagatagatagatagatagatagatagatggacagatagatagatagacggatagatagatagatagatagacgggtagatagatagatagatagatagatagatagacggatagatagatagacggacagatagatagatagacggacagatagatagatagacggacagatagatagatagacggatagatagatagatagatagatagacggacagacagacagacagacagacagacagatagatagatagatagatagatagatagatagatagataagtccCAGTGAGAGGACTGAAACTTCAGGTTGGTGAATAAAGAACACTATTTTGAACATAACCCTGGGAGTGCCCTGGAATTGTCttctctagatagatagatagatagatagatagaatgaatAGATAACAGACAGCAGCCCCAGTCTATGGTGGCATCACAGATATGTTCGGCTCGCACTCACATGGCCGTTGTCGTCCAGTAAGTTATTGGTGAGTTTCAGTTTGTCAAAGGAAACGATCTGCTTCATCCACTGGGCGCCCTTGGCTGGAGAGTCGGGGTGGTAGTGAACCCTGCCGGGGGTGGCGGGGTCAGCCTTGCCGGCCACTAACCAGGACGAGCTGTGGAAGGCATATCTGGGGGGAAGGCACAGGACACCTCATCACTGGTGGTCACCATCACTGCACCACATATCTGACACACACATGTCCGACCTCGGTGTGTACATAGGCCTGGTGTGATGTATAGCCGTGTGTACATGCACATATATGTCTGTATGTGCCCCTCAGGTGAAGTGAGGGCACGGCCACTCTGGTTACCTGGTGGCATTTTGAAAGAGAAGACCAGGTGTGAATGAAACAGAAGCTGTATCTGTCTTTTatgctttctctccttttatgattcactcctgattttagcTTCCAAAACTTCATCAGGAATCCTGACCGTCTGGACGTACCTCTATAGTGATATGCGATATGTATTTctattatatactgtgtgtatgaaCGTTTCTTAGTGCGTCTTCCATAGTATGTACCGTGtacatatgcagtgtgtatataggtGAGGTTCTATGGGATTTGTGGTATTGAGTAAATATTTGTGGTGCATGGGGGACCTCTCTAGGACACCACAGGTAGTATATACTCCTGTaatgtgtatactgtgtgtatactatTATTATTTGTGGTGTATGGGGGACCTCTCTAGGACACCACAGGTAGTATATACTCCTGTAATGTGTATACTATTATTATTTGTGGTGTATGGGGGACCTCTCTAGGACACCACAGGTAGTATATACTCCTGTaatgtgtatactgtgtgtatactatTATTATTTGTGGTGTATGGGGGACCTCTCTAGGACACCACAGGTAGTATATACCCCTGTaatgtgtatactgtgtgtatactatTATTATTTGTGGTGTATGGGGGACCTCTCTAGGACACCACAGGTAGTATATACCCCTGTaatgtgtatactgtgtgtatactatTATTATTTGTGGTGTATGGGGGACCTCTCTAGGACACCACAGGTAGTATATACTCCTGTaatgtgtatactgtgtgtatactatTATTATTTGTGGTGTATGGGGGACCTCTCTAGGACACCACAGGTAGTATATACTATGTGTATACTATTGTATAGTGTATAATGTGTATActatctgtataatgtatattgtatagtgtgtattgtatagtgtatTATGTGTATACTATGTGAATAATGTATAGTGTATAATGTGTATACTATGTGTATACTATTACTATTTGTGGTGTATAGGGGACCTCTCTAGGACACAGAGGCGGTATATACTCCTGTAATGTGTATACTATGTGTGTACTATTGTATAATGTGTATATTGTATAGTGTATTATGTGTATAATGTGTATACTATTACTATTTGTGGTGTATAGGGGACCTCTCTAGGACACAGAGGCGGTATATACTCCTGTAATGTGTATACTATGTGTGTACTattgtataatgtatattgtatagtgtaTTATGTGTATAATTTATATTGTATAGTGTATTATGTGTATAATGTGTATACGATGTGTATACTATTACTATTTGTGGTGTATGGGGGACCTCTCTAGGACACAGAAGTGGTATATACTCCTGTAATGTGTATACTATGTGTGTACTATTGTATAATGTGTATAGTGTATAATGTGTATACTATGTGTATACTATTACTATTTGTGGTGTATGGGGGACCTCTCTAGGACACAGAAGTGGTATATACTCCTGTAATGTGTATACTATGTGTGTACTATTGTATAATGTGTATATTGTATAGTGTATTATGTGTATAATGTGTATACTATTACTATTTGTGGTGTATAGGGGACCTCTCTAGGACACAGAAGTGGTATATACTCCTGTAATGTGTATACTATGTGTGTACTATTGTATAATGTGTATATTGTATAGTATATTATGTGTATAATGTGTATACTATGTGTATACTATTACTATTTGTAGTGTATAAGGGACCTCTCTAGGACACAGAGGCGGTATATACTCCTGTAATGTATATACTATGGGCAGCTATATCATGGATAGGATCTCTACATAATCTTCTCAGCACCTCTCATACATGCACACGGATATCGCAATAGTGTGCACAGTGCAAGGTTAATGTACACAGCAGGTCATTGCACTGGCACTAAAAGTACTGTAAGGAGTCCAAGACACTTGTAATACTGGTTTTGAAAGTATGTATAGTACAACAGCAGTGATACAGACAGATATACATTCATTCCATTGGCCGGCATGCAGACCTCCTATGATATACACATATGTAATGCCCCACACATGTGTCATGGAGTCACCCAGAGAGGACATGTACATGAGGAGAAGCCAATACTCTAGAAGGATCTCTTACCGATAGCGTTTATCGTCCACTGGTACAAAGTCCATTAACAGCATGTAGTCAGCCATGGGGTCCATCCCGAATATCTTCACCTGGAAGGTGGGGAACATGCGCCTGAtgggggagggagaggagagatgatgccccctatctgatcagcagacCTAGTCCCCTCTCCTGATTGATGAGCCTATAATGTTACCTCTATTCCCTGCCTATCCCAAGCCCCTGAGGCTACTGCCCCCCTGCTGATAGCAgggcctcatccctgaccacatccctccAAATTCACTTTATTACATTGCTATATAGAAAGCTGATCGATAGATAGAcaggtagataatagatagacaatagaaatatagatatgagatagatagatagatagatagatagatagatagatagataatagaaatatagatatgagatatatagatatagattaaTATATAGATCAGACACAGAAGATCTTTGAATTGACTGGTAGTCATTCAAGCTATTACTTTTatctatattttttacttttatatctatgtatctatctatatataatatatatatattatatatatatatatatatatatatatatatatacacatctatTTATTACTTGTATCTATTATGTGTTACTTTTATATCTATCACTTTTATCTATATTTGTTACATTTATACCCATCCAGCTTATGTGATTAATGAGACCCCggtgtttaatttttttcctgcCTATGATTTgcacacagaaaaaaaacctctttCAGGATTTGTCCATTCCTTGAGTTCTTGAAATGTGAACTTGCATAATGAGGACTGTGCGGGATGCGGTGCGGACGGTGGCGGTGTCACCAGGACAATGCGGGGACAAACAGGTAGCTGACACACACATCACTGATTTTCCCCATCACTTCCACTGCTCAAAGGCGTTTGTAACTCATTTTACTCCTGAACTGGTTTCCAATAGCCTCTTAATGTAAGGAGATGTCACCTCATCCATTGCACCTACTGGAGATGTCAGCGCCGGTGACCCGTGGGACTAATTCAGGACTTTCTTCTCAGATTGTGCCCTACAGAAGGAAAACCTGCCATCTTACTCCCTCATCACCTACAGCATGGTATAAGTCAGTATGTATATAGGTAGCATCTCTCATAGTATTAAGatgaaatacatcaataaatcTCTCATAACCTCATAGTAGTCGAATAAATCAATATTTCTACATGTTATAATATCTCATAGAATTCAGTAAATATGTAGCATTAAATGGAATAAATCTATATTTGTATATGTTATAATCCCTGATGTTATTCTGGAAATGTGTAGTATTAAAATGGAACAAGGCAATATGTGTATATGGTATAATCTCTCATGGCATTAGAGATGTATTATAATTGAATAAGGCGATTTCTTAAAATATTATGTATTAAATTTCAATTAGTTCATACCTATATATCTTATAATCGTTCATAGCATTCAgtaaatgtttatttatttttttattaaaattagcTAAGTAAATCAGTGTATATCTTATCATCTCTCATACAGTTCAGTAAATATTGTGCCCAGATGTACTTATAGTTTTTAGGCTATTTCTGCGATATTTCGGAAACAGTCATTTTCTCTAGTTTTAGGGGGCACGGCATTTTGTATAATGGGGAATAGATATACAAAAGAAATATTATTGGGATATGAAGTGAGTAGAATATACAGTTTAATACCATGAAGTCCAGACTTTGACAAAAGGTTTGGCCCCGGGGGTCCTCAGTGTGATATAAGTGAGAGTGATGGTATTTATTTGTCCTTGAAATTGATTTAAATCGATTTTCACCCGGTGAtatgcagcagcggcagcagcaggggGTGTCAGGCCATGTAGCACCCAGAACTGGACAGGAAGAACCTGCGTTTCAGTCTTTGCCCTGGAGCTGACATTTCTCTGCTCGTCCTATCTATTCTGCACAATCACCTGTTGAGATGTAATTGGATTCAGTAATTGGGATAATATTTGCTCTGAACTCCGAGAGGAAAAGGAGCAAACACCTAGGAgatagaggagatacaggaggtcaGGTCTAGAGGAAGCCTGGGGACAATACAGATAAGGCCAGGGCCCTCCACAATGTGTGCACTAATGCCCTGAATATAACACAGATACTTAATAAAACATAAATGTAAAGTATTCTGTATTTACTAAAGCCAGGATAACGTGGAGCTTAATGGGGAATACATCGCTGAAGTAGAATCCTGCATCTCCCACTCCGATCATTATTccaagttaattattattattactatcattattattattattatcattatttataattatattattaatatttattttaatattattagtatttattttaatattattagtattttttttcctattattattattattattattattattattattagtggtagtagtatttatattattattattattattattattattattattattattattattattcacagGGGGATTGCAGGCCTCTTTTCACACCATATATTCAGGGTTTCTGGAGAAATCATTTGTGGGATCTCCTGATCTCCTCCATTGTCTACCTGACGTGGGAATCCTCCTGATGGTTCAGCTCCAGATTGTGCAGTCAGCACCCTAGGGCCTCCAGGTTTTTACAAGGCACAAATCTCCCCTTTTTTCCTATAATCCCAGTGGTGTTTATGCCTCCGTGCTATGGAGTCTTGGAGGGGAATTAATGAAATGAATGTCTTGGTGTCAGTAAATGTACCTGCTGGGATCAACCTTTCAGTGTGTAATGCTATAATATAGCATGTTATATGATGACACTACATAATGGATCCTAGCAGGTGGTGAGTGACCATGTTTTCATAACCGCTCACTGTAAATTATTCAGGTTTTCCCTCCACATGGGCTATGCCAATTATTGTAATTACACCAAGAAATATTCCCACTATGAAATCATCTTTCTAAAAGGGTCACAGTTTCCACTGCCAGCATCCAACTTCCCCGGTGGATTGTTTTCAGGCCTGGAGAAGTTCACCCTGGTCACCAGCTCCTGACAGATTGTGAAGGAAATTCTAGCAGAACATAATGTCTCCCAGTATATTCCCAGTGACAGGACGCGTCTTATGGTCTGCAATACATATGATCCCTTTAAAACCCAGCTACACATGTGTCCTAATTTTAGCAATGCAACACACAATGCATCCTACCATTTGGATGGGGGCTAAAAGTCGCACAGAGGAGTCTCTCCTTACCTTCCAGCCTTGGTTACGATCATCTCTGTGCCCAGCTGGTTAAACTCATCCCAGAGGGCCTTCATCTCCAGCTGCACGGTGATGTTGGCCACCTTTGGGTTCTTCTTGACCGGGgctttgctgctgttgctgctgttgCTCCCaggagtggaggaggatgagcagcTGGAGGACGAGGCTCCAGCACTTTCCGATTCCGGGCAGGCATGGCTGGAGCCAGGGCCGAAGCTGTAGGAATGCTGAGCCGCAGAGCAAGGTTCGTAGTGAGGTTCGTGCTGGCTGTAGGGGTCCCCCGGAGATGGGGAGAGGTGGTAGCCCCCAGAAGCGTTCAGGCTACTCAGGCTGTTGGCTGTGAAAGCTGCAACATCGCAGAAATGCGAGAGCTGAGTGAGCCAAGGACTGGAGATTGCTGAGATCATAcccaaaaataataatgaaaaagaAAAGCAAAAAGAATAAAGCAGAGGACAAAGCTATTCCAAGCAGGGCTGCGGCTACCTGAGTCCAGGCTAACACTGCTGCATGCAGGAATTTGGGAGAACAATGTAGGTGATCTGGAGGCTGCTCCCTTCCTGGTGTTTGCTCAGCCCAGATGATCTACGAGCAGCTATAGTcccccggctgcctggagtaacctGTCTGTGGACAACATTCCTGGATTGCTGGGGCCAGTCAGATCCTTCCTGTCCTTGGCACTGGACTGGGTCGAGTGGCTCTGGGAAGAGCAGCAGAGCTCCTGGTTGTGTGCTgggcttcagccctgagtcttgtGTCTTATCTCCTCGCCTGCTCAGAAAGGCAGGGCCTCCCCCTTCTGCTGGAGAACCGGTTCCTATTGCTATTTGGAGAAGCAGAAGCTTGGGCTCGCAGGTAATGCGCCCTGTCCTCGCTTGTGGGACCCTGATGGGATGATTGACACACAAGTGCCTCTTCTTACCAGAGCTTCCTCCTCATGACACCCACTTTTCAGAGCAGTTATATAAGGCGTCACCCTTGCTacaccccctcctctctcccaCTACTGCCCTCCCCTTCCTATTGTTTGAACAATAGATATACACACTTGTGTAGACCTCCATCCTCAACTAAACAAACAGGGCATTTTTACTGCCACTAAAAGCAAACATCCAGCACCAATGAGGTGCCACATACCCTCCTCTGTACCTGCCCTATATCTGCCTGCTAGGACAGGGATTGTACTCACAATGAATGGATCCTTTTCTTCCTGCCCATATGTGTGACATATTTGTGATAATGACTATGGTAAGCACAGGAGAAACATATATGGATGCCCAGAAATCCTGCAGATGATCCAGTGCACTTAACTGTAAATATGTAAAGCCTGCTGACATTGGGTAATGTAGGAACTATCCTTGTTGGGAACTATATGGTGATGTTTATTATTACAAtaggtattattttttttaaatatgctttTATATGTTTatgacaaaataaaatacaaataaatatcattcgtttttttccttttttactggTATGTATTCATTGAATTAATTTGTGTGGTTATTTTTTCTGTCACAAACTCCCACATTGCTAAACATCTGTCATGTTGCATTGACTCCATGACTGAATTCTTTTTTTATCTGTTATCTGTTTTGGTAATATTGTAGCAGCGCCTCTCACCATGTGCAGTATTGTCTAAGGCTGTCATAATTAAGCAGTGTTAATAAGTAGCCGCTGGTAATAATCTGCTGATCCCTTGGGGTACTGATATTCTACCTGGTTTTCTTGCATCAGTGGATTTCAGGCTAGATGCGACCTGTTTATGACCTGTGCGCCCGTGATGGCTGCTCACATGAATGCTATTATCTCATATTTCTCCCTGTTTTCGGCTACATTTCTATATAGTAACGGACTAATGTTATGCAATAGATACAAATGTGTGCGGGGAAAACTTGTATTTTCTTTGGTGAACCTGAAATTCGGATTTGCTTGGAACAATACTCTTGACTTCGCCAGATACATAGGCTGTTGTATATGAGCAGTATATGGTTGGGTGTTGTATATGAGCAGTATATGGTTGGGTGTTGTATATGAGCAGTTCTTGTACATGAATGTTGGATATAAGCAGTTTTTACATATAGTTGTAATGTATGAACAATTTTTGTACAGGGGTAGTATATATGTGCAGTTCTTGTACATGGATGTTGTATATGAGAAGTTTTGTACATGGATAATGTAGATATGCAGTACTTACAGATGGATATTGCATATGAGCAGTTCTTGAACATGGTTATAATATATGAGCAGTTTATGCACATGGGAATTGTATATTAGCAGTTTTTGCACATGGGTACTATATATGTACATATGCAATTCTTGAACATACATGTTGTATATGAGCAGTTCGTGCACATGGATATTGTATAGGAGCACTTATTGCCCATGGATATTGTATATGAGTAGTTTTTGCACAGGGGAAATGTATATTAGCAGTTTTTGCACATGGGTAGTATATATGTATAATTGCAGTTCTTGTACATGGGTATTGTATATGAGCGCTTCTTGCATATGGATATTGTATATGAGCGGTTCTTGCACATGGATATTGTATATAAGCAGTTATTGCACATGGATATTGTATATGAGCGGTTCTTGCACATGGATATAGTATATGAGCGGTTTTTGCACATGGATATTGTATATGAGCGGTTCTTGCATAGGTATAATGTATATGAACAGTTCATACACATGGGTATTGTATGTGAGCAGTTCTTGTACATGGGTATTGTATATGAGCGGTTCTTGCACATGGATATTGTATGTGAACAGTTCTTGCACATGGGTTTTGTATATGAGCAGTTCTTGCACATGGATATTGTATATGAGCAGTTCTTGTCCATGGTTATTGTATATGAGTAGTTTTTCCACAGGGGAATTGTATATTAGCAGTTTTTGCACATGGGTAGTATATATGTATAATTGCAGTTCTTGTACATGGGTATTGTATATGAGCGGTTCTTGCATATGAACACTGTATATAAGCAGTTCTTGTACATGGATATTGTATATGAGCAGTTTTTACACATGGATACTGTATGTAAGCAGTTTTTGTACATTGATGTTGtatatgagcatttttttttacatacgagTATGGTATATGAAAAGTTCTTGCACATGGGTATTGTATAGGAGCGGTTCTTGCACATGGGTATTGTATATGAGCGGTTCTTGCACATGGGTATTGTATAGGAGCGGTTCTTGCACATGGGTATTGTATATGAGCGGTTCTTGCACATGGATATTGTTTATGAGCGGTTCTTGCACATGGATATTGTATATGAGCGGTTCTTGCACATGGATATTGTATATGAGAGGTTCTTGCACATGGATATTGTTTATGAGCGGTTCTTGCACATGGATATTGCATATGAGCGGTTCTTGCACATGGATATTGTATATGAGCGGTTCTTGCACATGGATATTGTATATGAGCGGTTCTTGCACATGGATATTGTTTATGAGCGGTTCTTGCACATGGATATTGTATATGAGCAGTTCTTGTCCATGGTTATTGTATATGAGTAGTTTTTCCACAGGGGAATTGTATATTAGCAGTTTTTGCACATGGGTAGTATATATGTATAATTGCAGTTCTTGTACATGGGTATTGTATATGAGCGGTTCTTGCATATGAACACTGTATATAAGCAGTTCTTGTACATGGATATTGTATATGAGCAGTTTTTACACATGGATACTGTATGTAAGCAGTTTTTGTACATTGA from the Bufo bufo chromosome 2, aBufBuf1.1, whole genome shotgun sequence genome contains:
- the TBX1 gene encoding T-box transcription factor TBX1 produces the protein MISAISSPWLTQLSHFCDVAAFTANSLSSLNASGGYHLSPSPGDPYSQHEPHYEPCSAAQHSYSFGPGSSHACPESESAGASSSSCSSSSTPGSNSSNSSKAPVKKNPKVANITVQLEMKALWDEFNQLGTEMIVTKAGRRMFPTFQVKIFGMDPMADYMLLMDFVPVDDKRYRYAFHSSSWLVAGKADPATPGRVHYHPDSPAKGAQWMKQIVSFDKLKLTNNLLDDNGHIILNSMHRYQPRFHVVYVDPRKDSEKYAEENFKTFVFEETRFTAVTAYQNHRITQLKIASNPFAKGFRDCDPEDWPRNHRPGSLPLMSAFARSRNLVSSPPQNGSDKDGDRRDYERDTSGTPLHGDAAHQQLMSRVLSPSLPVPGGLVSLSTGRPSPPHELRLDPHSQGSEPLHHHPYKYPTSYDHYLGAKTRPSPYPLPGIRGHGYHHHHMNPAAANMYSAAGAPSSYEYGPR